The following proteins are co-located in the uncultured Methanobrevibacter sp. genome:
- a CDS encoding AMP-binding protein, translated as MTSVIQDFVERVDYDSYEDFHENFKLKYNEDYNFGFDVVDKYAEIDPDKIALIWTNDNDENHTFTFKEMKEYSNRTANLFKRLGIKKGDSVILTLKNRYEFWFCMVALHKIGAIAIPGTHMLKLHDIDFRIQQSNAKMVVSVEEDSLLPDYEEAEKSLGIELKKLVIETDRDGWINFNEAIEKESAVFERPTGDDKTYAEEIFLIYFTSGTSGLPKMVSHKHTYSLGHIPTAKYWHNVVEDGIHHTAADTGWGKAVWGNLYGQWIAGTSIFIYDYDRFNGLKLLDKIIENKVDTFCAPPTIYRFIIKENIEGYDLSNLKYVTTAGEPLPPEVSERFYDLSGLRIKEGFGQTETTLSIGTFIWLDAKVGSIGKPSPLFDLHLLDEDHNEVEIGEEGELCFKMGDKPIPGLFKDYVNDDEKYRQQIHDGYYHCGDTAWVDEEGYVHFVGRNDDIIKSSGYRIGPYEVESAVLSHEAVAHCAITAYPDEVRGQIVKASIVLQPGFEASDSLTKDIQNHVKRVTAPYKYPRMVEYVDELPETISGKIRRVEIRENDNKN; from the coding sequence ATGACATCAGTTATACAGGATTTTGTAGAAAGAGTGGATTATGACTCTTATGAAGATTTTCATGAAAATTTCAAATTAAAATACAATGAGGATTATAATTTTGGATTTGATGTAGTGGACAAATATGCAGAAATAGATCCGGATAAAATAGCATTAATCTGGACAAATGACAATGATGAAAACCACACATTCACTTTCAAAGAAATGAAAGAATATTCAAACAGAACAGCAAACCTATTTAAAAGATTAGGTATTAAAAAAGGCGACAGTGTAATACTGACCTTAAAAAACAGATATGAATTCTGGTTCTGTATGGTAGCACTTCATAAAATAGGTGCAATAGCAATTCCCGGAACCCATATGTTGAAACTCCATGATATTGACTTCAGAATACAGCAGTCAAATGCCAAAATGGTCGTTTCAGTCGAAGAGGATTCACTTTTACCTGATTATGAGGAAGCTGAAAAATCACTGGGAATTGAATTGAAAAAGCTTGTTATCGAAACTGATAGGGACGGCTGGATTAACTTCAATGAAGCTATTGAAAAGGAAAGTGCAGTATTTGAAAGACCAACCGGTGATGATAAGACTTATGCAGAAGAAATATTCCTTATTTATTTCACATCAGGAACCAGCGGACTTCCGAAAATGGTTTCACACAAGCATACCTACTCACTAGGACATATTCCTACAGCCAAATACTGGCATAATGTTGTAGAAGACGGAATCCACCACACAGCAGCAGATACCGGATGGGGAAAAGCAGTATGGGGAAACCTTTACGGCCAGTGGATTGCGGGAACAAGTATATTCATTTACGATTACGACAGATTCAACGGATTGAAACTCCTTGACAAAATCATTGAAAATAAGGTGGACACATTCTGTGCTCCTCCAACAATTTACAGATTCATCATCAAAGAAAATATTGAAGGATATGACCTTTCAAATCTGAAATACGTTACAACCGCAGGAGAACCTTTGCCTCCCGAAGTATCCGAAAGATTCTATGACCTTTCAGGCTTAAGAATCAAAGAAGGATTCGGACAGACCGAAACCACATTATCAATCGGAACATTCATATGGCTTGATGCAAAGGTAGGATCCATCGGAAAACCTTCTCCTCTCTTTGATTTACATCTTCTTGATGAAGACCACAATGAAGTTGAAATCGGTGAGGAAGGAGAACTCTGTTTTAAGATGGGAGACAAACCTATTCCTGGATTATTTAAAGACTATGTAAATGATGATGAGAAATACAGACAGCAAATCCACGACGGATATTACCACTGCGGAGATACCGCATGGGTAGATGAAGAAGGATATGTTCACTTTGTTGGAAGAAATGACGACATAATCAAATCTTCAGGTTACCGTATCGGACCTTACGAAGTGGAAAGTGCAGTTTTATCCCATGAAGCAGTGGCACACTGTGCAATTACCGCTTATCCTGATGAAGTCAGAGGTCAAATCGTAAAGGCAAGTATTGTACTGCAGCCTGGCTTCGAAGCATCAGATTCATTAACTAAAGACATACAAAATCATGTTAAAAGAGTTACAGCTCCTTATAAATACCCAAGGATGGTTGAATATGTTGATGAACTTCCTGAAACCATCAGCGGTAAAATAAGAAGAGTTGAAATAAGAGAAAATGATAATAAAAATTAA
- a CDS encoding helix-turn-helix domain-containing protein yields the protein MNEYNKDIGKRIRELRELSDITIKEIAEKLNISEETYIQYENAEIDIPASFLYELAHIFKVDLGLLLTGEESRMNIFDLTRANKGISIDRSKEYTHENLCSKFIHKKAETFLVTVDPKKNPVPSLNSHPGQEFNYVLEGSLKIYIHNNEIVLNEGDSIFFDSTHRHAMVALNGKPAKFLAVII from the coding sequence ATGAATGAATACAACAAAGATATTGGAAAGAGAATTAGAGAATTGCGAGAACTATCAGACATTACAATTAAAGAAATTGCAGAAAAATTGAATATTAGCGAAGAAACTTACATCCAATATGAAAACGCCGAAATAGACATTCCAGCAAGTTTTTTATACGAACTTGCACATATTTTTAAAGTTGATTTAGGATTATTATTGACTGGTGAAGAAAGCAGAATGAACATATTCGACCTTACACGTGCAAACAAAGGAATATCAATCGACAGAAGCAAGGAATACACTCATGAAAACTTATGTTCCAAATTCATTCACAAAAAAGCTGAAACATTCCTTGTTACAGTAGACCCTAAAAAGAATCCGGTTCCTTCACTTAATTCACACCCCGGTCAGGAATTCAATTATGTTCTGGAAGGTTCCTTAAAAATTTATATACACAACAACGAAATCGTGTTAAACGAAGGAGATTCTATATTCTTCGATTCAACACACCGCCATGCAATGGTAGCACTTAACGGTAAACCGGCTAAATTTTTAGCAGTAATCATATAA
- a CDS encoding 3-methyl-2-oxobutanoate dehydrogenase subunit VorB — protein MSNQMVKGNTAVVIGAMYAGCDCFFGYPITPASEILHEASKYFPMVGRNFVQAESEEASINMVYGASGTGHRVMTSSSGPGISLMQEGFTFLAGAELPAVIVDIMRAGPGLGNIGPEQGDYNQVVKGGGHGNYKNIVLAPNSVQEMCDLTMKAFELADKWRNPVVVLADGTLGQMAEPLVFPEKAIEPKNDKPWAVKGNKESMDNLITSIYNDFNELEDFNYKLQEKYAKIEAEEVIYEEYQVEDADIVLVSFGISSRIARSAVDKSRAKGIKVGLLRPITLSPFPVDKVKELADKGVSFISVEMSNGQLLADVQFAALRKEDTHLVNRMGGNLIELKQILAKIYEIAGIEDEDIDLSERSDEKASPNIID, from the coding sequence ATGAGTAATCAAATGGTAAAAGGAAATACTGCAGTTGTCATTGGTGCAATGTATGCCGGGTGTGACTGTTTTTTTGGATACCCTATTACTCCTGCAAGTGAAATCTTACACGAAGCATCAAAATACTTCCCGATGGTTGGAAGAAACTTTGTACAGGCCGAAAGTGAAGAGGCGTCCATCAATATGGTTTACGGTGCATCAGGAACCGGACACAGAGTCATGACCTCATCATCAGGACCAGGTATCAGTTTAATGCAGGAAGGATTTACATTCCTTGCAGGTGCAGAGCTTCCTGCAGTTATTGTAGACATCATGAGAGCAGGACCTGGACTGGGTAATATTGGACCTGAACAGGGAGACTACAATCAGGTCGTTAAAGGCGGAGGTCACGGTAACTATAAAAATATCGTTCTTGCACCGAACAGCGTTCAGGAAATGTGTGACTTGACAATGAAAGCATTTGAACTTGCAGACAAATGGAGAAACCCGGTAGTGGTTTTAGCTGACGGTACCCTCGGCCAGATGGCAGAACCGTTGGTATTTCCTGAAAAGGCAATTGAACCTAAAAATGATAAGCCATGGGCAGTAAAAGGAAATAAAGAAAGCATGGACAATCTTATCACTTCAATTTACAATGACTTTAATGAACTGGAAGACTTCAACTACAAGCTTCAGGAAAAATATGCAAAAATCGAAGCTGAAGAAGTAATATACGAAGAATATCAAGTTGAAGATGCAGATATCGTTCTTGTGTCATTCGGTATCAGTTCAAGAATCGCAAGATCAGCAGTTGACAAAAGCCGTGCAAAAGGAATAAAAGTAGGACTTTTAAGACCAATTACATTATCACCTTTCCCTGTTGATAAAGTTAAAGAACTCGCAGACAAAGGAGTTAGCTTTATTTCAGTTGAAATGAGCAACGGTCAGCTATTGGCTGATGTGCAGTTTGCTGCTTTAAGAAAAGAGGACACCCATCTTGTAAACAGAATGGGAGGAAACCTTATTGAACTAAAACAGATTCTTGCTAAAATTTATGAAATAGCCGGCATTGAAGATGAGGACATTGACCTATCCGAAAGAAGCGATGAAAAGGCAAGTCCAAATATAATTGATTAA
- a CDS encoding 4Fe-4S dicluster domain-containing protein codes for MTEEISYPVINKELCKGCKRCITGCPQNAIILSDDMNDAGYQFAYYSGNGCTGCKDCYFTCPEPLALEVHQYKKIVNDSVARMIKAKATNQGGN; via the coding sequence ATGACAGAAGAGATATCTTATCCCGTTATTAATAAAGAATTATGCAAAGGATGTAAAAGATGCATAACAGGATGTCCTCAAAATGCCATCATACTCAGTGATGACATGAACGATGCAGGATATCAGTTTGCATATTACAGCGGAAATGGATGTACAGGATGTAAAGACTGTTACTTTACATGTCCTGAACCATTGGCGCTGGAAGTACATCAGTATAAAAAGATTGTAAACGATTCAGTTGCAAGAATGATTAAAGCAAAGGCAACTAATCAAGGGGGAAACTAA